CTAGCTCAATCGAAGTCAATAACTCAGCTACACGCTTGGATTTTTCGCGCCCCTTGAGGCCTAAAAAAAACTCAAGAGGTCGACCGATTATTTCACCAATAGTCTGATATGGGTTTATCGCCGTGTCCGCAGACTGATAGATCATCTGTATTCGGCGCAGCTGCTCTTTGGTTCGTGACTTAAGCGATAAGGGCAAGGGCTCGCCATTGAATAGTACTTGGCCTTTAGTGGCGGGTAACAGCCCTGTGATGACGCGTGCGGTAGTAGATTTCCCCGATCCGGACTCGCCGACGACAGAGACAGTTGTGCCCCGTGGAACATCTATGGATACATTCTCCAAAACCTTCATGCCTTTACCGTAAGTGGCGTCGACATCGTTTATAGATAATATTATGTCGTCGTTCACCCTAACCGGTTTTTCCAGCGCACGCACTGACCAGAGAGAACGAGTGTAATCTTCTTTAGGATTAGAGAGCATGGTGCGAGTCGGCGCCTCCTCAATCTCTTCCCCATAACGTAGTACCTTAATTCGGTCTGCCATTTGAGCGACCACGGCTAGATCATGGGTAATATAGATAGCCGCCGTATTGAACTCGGTAACTGCCTTACGCATAGTGGCTAACACTTCAACTTGAGTGGTTACGTCAAGCGCAGTTGTAGGTTCATCAAAGATGATCAGATCAGGGCGTGAGGTCATTGCCATCGCGGTCATGATCCGTTGCAGCTGTCCGCCTGAAACTTGGTGGGGAAAGCGATTGCCGATGGTTTCTGGGTTAGGAAGCTGGAAGGCGCGGTAGAGTTCGCGAGCATCTTGAGCTGCGATATCAAAAGGTGTATTGCCGGCCATCACCACACTTTCAATAGTCTGGTTTATAAGCCGATGAGCTGGATTAAACGAGGCGGCAGCAGATTGTGCTACATATGTAATCCGGTGCCCCCAAAGTGCACGCCGCGTCGCCTCGGATGCATTGCGTAGATCCATGCCGTCAAATTTTATGCTGCCTCCAGTGATGCGGCAGCCGGGTCTGACATACCCCATCGCAGCCAAACCAAGTGTGGACTTTCCTGCGCCTGATTCGCCAATTAGACCTAGAACCTCGCCGCGTCTTATAGTTAAGTCGACTCCCTTAAGAATCGGATGCCAGGCTCCATCACTGCACCCCTGAATCTTCAGCCCCGTAATCTCAAGCAATACTTTATTCGCTTCATTTTTCATCACGAAGTCCACTTGTTTTGTGCAGGAACCAATCGACGATCAGGTTGACCGATACAGTCAACAGTGCAATGACACCTGCAGGCAACAACGGTGTTAACTCGCCGAACGTTATCATTGGTGCATATTCTCGAACCATTGACCCCCAGTCGGCGGTCGGCGGTTGGATGCCCAGTCCAAGAAAAGATAGTGCTGAAATAGTAAGAAATACGAAGCAGAACCGCAGGCCAAATTCTGCAATTAGCGGAGCCTTGATTGCGGGAAGAATCTCACGATGCACCAGCCATGTCAGGCCTTCGCCACGCATGTGGGCAGCCTCGACATACTCCATCGCGACAACATTCATTGCGACTGCTCGCGTCAGACGGTATACACGAGTGCTATCAAGTACCGCGATGATCAAAATCATACTGATCGCGCCAGCCCCAAAAATGGTAAGCAAGAGAAGCGCGAATAACAGCGCCGGTATCGACATTAAGAGATCGACAACACGCGAAAACATCTGCTCAATTACGCCGCCAACGGTTGCCGCAATCAATCCCATAACCCCGCCCAAGAGGAAGGCCAGAGCGGTAGTTACGAGCGCGATGCCTACGGTATTACGTGCGCCATAAATCAGTCTACTGAATATGTCTCTGCCAAGATTGTCTGTGCCGAACCAAAAATCAGAACCCCAGGGCGAGAATGAAGCGCCTACGATCTCAGTTTCACCGTAAGGTGCAAGGACAGGCGCAAGACATGCCACTGCGATATATAACGCTACAACTATCATTCCGAACCAAGCGGTGGCTGGTGCCTCCTTTAAATCACGCAATTGCATGGACTATTTCCTATGCATAAGGCGTGGGTTTGTCGCGATAGACAAAACGTCAGCCGTAAGATTGAGAAGAATATAAACAGTCGCAAATATTAAGCAGCAGGCTTGCACCACTGTGATGTCACGCTTGGATACGCTATCCACCATTAATTGTCCGAGGCCTGGGTAGGCAAAGACGACCTCGACCAAAACTACGCCAGCCATCAAGTAAGCGGCATTTATCGCGATGACATTAATGATGGGGGCTAGTGCGTTCGGCAGGGCATGGTGCAGGATGATGCGAAATGCAGATACGCCTTTGAGTCTAGCCATCTCAATGTACGGTTGCGCCAGCAAATTGATTATCGAAGCACGTGTCATCCGCATCATATGTGCAGTCACTACAAGCACCAACGTGAGCATCGGCAGAAAGGTGCGATAAAGAAAGTCCCCGAGGCTGCCCCCGCCAGCCATATTGGCCAGTGATGGAAACCATCCGGCCTTAACCGACAACAGCAACATCAGAATGTAGCCGATAAAGTATTCCGGGAATGATATTGCCGAAAGTGTGCTTATGTTGATTGCTCGATCGAAAACCGAATTGCGGTAAAGCGCCGCAAGCAGGCCAAGGAATACGGCCATGGGGATTGAAATAGCTGCTGCATAGGCGGCAAGCGCAAGTGTGTTGAGAAATCTCTGGCCTATTAGTTCTGAGATTTCGCGACCGCTGGCCAGTGACTTGCCTAAGTCACCCTGAGCTGCATTGCCGAGCCATTCCAGATAGCGAGTGAGCGGCGGCAGGTTCATGCCCAACTCATCGCGTAATGCTGCAACAGTTTCGGGGGTGGCATTTTGGCCCAAAAGTTCTTGAGCGATGTCACCTGGTAACAGCTCTACAGCCAGAAAGATCACAACCGTGATTGCGAATAGTGTAAGGAGGCCGAGTCCCATGCGTTGCAGAAACATGATTACAAGTGGATTCATGCAAACCTTACCTTTCGGAGACTTCGGGGCGGCCGGTGCGGCCGGTGCGGCCGCCCCGCAGGTAATGTGCAACTGATCAGGCTAGCCAGACCCGTTCAATCGCTCGTCCGCCCATCATGCGATCGGCACCATCGGCAGCTGGGCCCTGGACGTTATCAGCGTATGCGTCCAGTTCCGTCGCAAATGCGAAGATCGAATTACCTCCGTCCATGTGTACGATCTCCTGCATATCCCAGTACATCTGCTTGCGTTTAGCAAAGTCGGTCTCGACCTTCGCTGCAAGCATCAGTTGCTCAAATTTTTCGTGACACCAAAAGGCTTCGGCCCAAGGCGTTCCGCAGGCAAAAGCCACTTGGAACATCATCCCAGGGGTGGGTCGAGTGGTCCAATTTGAAATGCAATACGGCTTCTTCATCCAAACATTAGACCAGTAACCGTCGTTGGGTTCGCGTACAACATTGATGTTAATGCCGGCAGCTTTGCCTGCTTCTTTCATTAACACTGCTGTATCGACGGCGCCAGGATAAGCCGCGTCAGCGGTGCTTAAACTGATGTCAAGTTTTTCTAGCCCAGCCTCCTTAAGATGGAATCTAGCTTTGTCCGGATCATAGGTGCGCTGCTTTAGTTCCGAGTGGTGGAATGGGTCGACCGACGGAATAGGATGATCGTTCCCTAGGCTGGCATAACCCTGAAAGACGCGGTCAACGATCGCCTGGCGGTCGACGCCGTACTTGATCGCGAGGCGTACATTCTTGTCCGCAAATGTTGGCGTCCTTACATCCATGACCGACGTGGCATATCGCCCACCTTGGCCCTCAATCAATTGGAACTTACTGATGCTTTTCAGGCGGTCAACGATCTTGGTATCGACTCGGTCGATGATCATTACCTCACCACTAATAAGAGCGTTTGTCCTAGCAATTGCATCAGCCAAGAAGAGTACTTCGACTTCATCCACCCAGCCGCGGTCAGCCTTCCAGTAGTTAGGATTTCTCCTGCCGCGGAAGCGGACGCCGGGCTCAAACTCTTCGACCATATATGCACCGGTACCGATCATCTTTCCCCAGTCGCGAAAATCTTCAGGCACTATCTGCAGGTGATAATCGCCTAGGATAACCGGCATGTCCGCATCGCCAGTTTCATGGGTGATGATTACGGAGTTGTCCTTCGCGGTGATCGACGTGACGCCCGCGAGAACCCCTTTGGCAATTGAAGTCGAAGACTCGCCTAGGTGACGGTTCAATGAATATACGACGTCTGCAGGGGTTAAGGGTTTTCCATTGTGGAACGTCACACCTTGACGAATATTGAATACCCAGCGCTTAGCCCCGTCCGAACTCTCCCAGCTTGTTGCGAGCTCAGGAATAGGCGTGCGATCTGGACCGATCTCGACAAGGTTGTTAGCAACCGCATGGCCGACCGTGCCAATGTAAATCTCATTATAGGTGGCTGGGTCTAGAGAATCGGTCGTACTGCCGCCACTGACTGCCATCGTCAGCTTGCCGCCCTTAACAGCAGGCGTATATGTGCGGCCAGTCGAAGTCATCGAGCCAAACGCCGGCGCACTGCCGATTAATGACATTCCCCCGAGGGCTGCGACCGATGCTCCTCCTAATAGTCCAAGCGCGGACCGGCGGGTCATGCTGGCTACTCCGGTATTCGGTAGAATTATTTTGCTCATTGTGCTACCTCGTCTAGATTAGGTGTCTTCGCCTAGCGCATCAGGGTTTATTTATTCAGCCCTGGAGCGCGCAAGGCGGCCGGGGACATTTGCAGTTGGAAGATGAAGCTGTAGTAACAGCTCGTGGAAAAGGGCCTGATTGCTAGTTACGACCGGCAGGCCAGTTACTGTTTCAAGGGCCTCGATACACTCAACTGCGCGCATGTCTGTACAACTTAAAACCAGCACGTCGGCACTGTTGTGATCGCCGGCAATAATCATTTCAATGATTCGATCCGGCGTAAGCTCACCCTGCTGCAGGCTTGTTAAAGGGGTGCTCGGGTAGGTCTGGGCTACTACCTCAAATCCCGCTTCTGTCAGGAAGTCCGACCCTCTCTGCGTCAGGGCGGCATCATAGGGCGTTACGAAGTGAACTCGCTTTGCACCAAGCCGATGCAGGCTGGCCAATATCGCTCCGGACGTCGTTATGGCCGGGCATCCGGCATCGAGGGACAGTTGATTAGCGAATGCGCTATCGCCTTCTGGCCCAAGCGAAAGCGTCGCAGAGGTACAGCCATAAATGACAAGATCTGGACCTGTTGCAGACAGCAACGTCAGGGCCTCTTCCAGCGACGTGGATGCCATCGCTTTCATCTCGGACAACCCCGGTACCTCCTCGACCGGGTAACCGCCAATACGGGTTACATGAATTGACAGCTCCTGCGGAGCCATCAGTGCCATGTCAGGCTCAAGATTAGTATTCGTGTAGGGCAGCAGCACCCCACATCTTGCCCGGGCACGACGGCTATTAGAAATTTTAGGGGCGTTACCTAGAGTCATTCGCATCGGTGCCATCAGGATTATGCCATATTCAATGTTTGAGTCTTGCGGGAGGAACTCTAGGGGCTTTTGCGGGCACCCGAGTGTCGAAACTCCTACGATTTTTATTCTATTCGGACTGGATGCTAGGCCCGAAAGAATGCTACACACAAACGAGTTTTTCTTTCGCTTGCACAAGTAAAATTTGTTGAAAAAATGCGCGTGTTGAGAGTGCCTACTAGAGGCGCCCTGATGTAGAGCTGGTTTCTCTGGAGGCGCCGGCCCTCGATGCTGCCAGAATATCTGGCGAGCGTGCTACCAGTAATTCGCTGGCGGCCGGCCAGCTGCCCTTGCCTCCCCACTGGCTAAGTGGTGTAGTCTACGTGAGGCGCCTGCCAGCCCGGTCGCATGTGTAGACTGGCTATTGGGGAGCGTTCAGCTTTGTCCTTAGGCCTGAAAAAGCATGCTTTGATAGCATTTGGGAGTCCCTAGAAATTGGCTGATCACGTTCTCGTGATATCCACAGTCAGGGGGCGGAATGGGTGGTACCCCGTCTCGCGTTGAGTTGGCGCTCAGCATTTTGGTAGATATTAGTATTTTTTGTACCCAATAGAGAATTGCTTGCGCAGCTAAGGATATTCTGAAAAAGCCCCCGAATCTGCGAAGCCACTGCTCTGTAACCCGCATGGTTGTGGGGCGAATTGCAGAGATTCGTATTCAGCCCATGCAGTATGCGACAGAAGGCAGTGGGTAATCGTTATTGCTGGAGGGGCGCTCAGCATAGCTAACAGCCCCTTGCACAAAGTCTGCGGCTCAGAGAGGGCTCAAGAGTGCCGAGTATGAGAGAAAGGAAAAGAGACTCTAAGCAGCTCTGGTCGCCCCCCGAAGTTTTTTGGTCAGAGTAAAATAAAGCGCGCAACCTGGGGCTTAATTGAACAGTTCATACGCACCTCTTCCATCTGAACAGAGAAGGTAGCATGCCATCAACACGCGCTATCAAACTTCCAATGCTGACCGCGCTTCCCGCTTTTGAGGCATCAGCCAATCTGGGTAGTTTTACAAAAGCGGCTGAATCGTTGAATCTTACTCAATCAGCGGTCAGCTTTCAGGTAAGAAAACTTGAAGCCGACTTGGGGGTGGCGCTGTTTATACGAAGTCAGCGATTACTGACTTTAACGCCCGAGGGGGTACGGTTTCTCAAGGCCGTGCAATCCTCCCTTGATATCCTGCGAGCTGAGTGCGAAGCACTGGCTGAAAAAGAGCGACGACCCCAGCTGGTACTCAGTGCCTCGTTCTCACTTAGCAGTCGCTGGTTGATTCCTCGTTTACCTAGCCTGCAAGCCCAGCTTACAGAAGTTGATTTGCGTCTTGATGCTAACGATAGGGCGGTTGACCTAGAGCATGAAGGTATAGATATTGCCATCCGCTATTGCATCTGCCCGCCTAAAGATATCAAACATCAGCCGCTTTTTCAGGATCATATCTTTCCGGTCTGTTCGCCTCAATTAGACTTGAATTTGACGCTACAGCCGTCGTTAAACTGTCTTGCTGGCATTACGCTACTGCATGACAATATGACTGATTTCGGATGGCGCAATTGGTTGGCTTCAGTTGGAGTCGATTTGCCGAATGCGGACCGGGGCCCGCGCTTTAGTCACACTGCTGGAGCTATAGAAGCTGCAATTAGAGGGCAGGGAATGGCGCTCGGCAGGTTGGCACTTGTTGCCGAAGACCTAATTAGTGGTCGACTCATTCGCCCATTCGGCCAAGTGGCTGTGTCCGAGTACGCCTACTACGTTCTCTGGCCAGAAAAAACTCGCCAACCGGAGTTGACGAGAGTTGTTCGTGATTGGTTAAAGCGAGAAGCCGAAATTACCCACTCCGCCATCTTCGGATAATCTTCGACTCGTGCCCTAACCCTACTTCCAGACAGCGCTCGCTACCCGTGCGAAGTTTTCCCCAAGTACACCTGCGATCTCGCCGTCAGTAAGGCCACGCGCCTGCATTCCCTTGATCAGATCCGGAATGCAGGAGGGGCCCCCATGGCCAATATGCGGTGTGTCGTATTGCTGGCCCTGCGGCCAGAAGTCTGGTCGAGCCCGCAGGATCACGCTGAGATCTATTTCGGTGCCTGGCGTGGAGTCGAAGCCAAGGCCGACATGGGCTGGTCCTACCAAGTCAAACAGATAGAAAAGATGCCGCAGCATGGTTTCGGGGCTGATGTCATTGTTTCCAAGAAAAATGCCCAACCCATTCAATCCAATAACCCCGCCCTGTTGTGCGCAAGCCTTGATCTGAACATCATTGATGTTACGCTGGTGGTTCAGAACAGCACCCGGATTAGAATGAGAAAACACTACCGGAGTCTGAGACTGCTCCATCAAGTCCATACTGGTACGGAAGCCCGCGTGGCTTGCATCCACGATTATCCCAAGTCGATTCATCTCCGCCAAAATGGACGAGCCATAAGCAGTCAGGCCAGTATCTTCATCATGGCATCCTCCAGCCGCGGCGTTACTCAGATTATAGGCAAATAGCATCTGACGAACGCCAAGAGCGTGATAGACCCCGACCATATTCACGTCGCCACCTAGCGCGTTAATACCCTCGAGATCGAAGCTAACGGCCAGGCGGCCTGACTCCTTGGCGGCGCGAACCTCCGCCATCGTCCCCGCGAGAACATAGCGATCCTGCTGCGCCAGAATTCCGTGCCTGTATGCAGCAAGGGTTGCCAGTGTCTCATCCCGGGTCATCACATCGAAGCCGACGTTGATACTGACATAGTCCACATGATTGGCAGACCAATCCTCAAGGACCTTCAGGTCCAGAGTCGGCGAGGGAAAAATTCCTGCATGTGCGTCCCAGACTAAAGAAGCACTCTGAATCAAGACTCACCCCCTAACAGAACCTGTAATTTGCCGTCGATGACGCGTGAAGCCACACCGCCTACCTGCAGACGCTCAATTTCGCTATCGCGTAATGTAATACGAGTCGTTACATGACTTGGGCGCCCAAGTTCCATCCCTTGCTCGGCCTGAACTAGCACGTCGCCATTCGCTCCCGGTAGGACGATGCCCTTGCGCAGGAGATAGGTGGCCAAGGCGGCGTTGGTTGTACCTGCCGCAGCCGATTCGGCGACACCAACTGCCGGGCAGAAGTCGCGCACATGAACAGTTCGTCCGGGTTGCTGCACTTCGGTACTGAACGTGGCAATTGTTTCAAGCCCGTTTTCACGGCAAAACTGGGCCAAAGCGTCCATGTTGGGCTTAAGCCGTGCCATTGCAGCCAGGCCTCGCATAGGTAAGCACAAGTGAATGAAATCGGCGCTTGCTACTTCGGCCGGGAAGTCAGTCGAAAAGTCTTCTACTGTCACGCCCAAAAGAAATGCAAGACGCTCCATATCAAGGTTTGATCCAGTAAAAGTAGCGGGTGACACGTCTAGCATTACCTCCACCCGACTCTCCGCATTACGCCCGAACTCGACTGTCGCGCTGCCTTTGGGCAAATTCAGAATTGCTTCTGCGATTCCCGTCTCTGGGCAAGCCAGTAATCCGGCATCAACGAGTCGAGTGATCAGGCAAACGGTGCCATGGCCACACATTGGCAATTCAGCGACGGTGGAGAAGAATTGTACTTTTATCTGATTTTCAGTGCACATATCTACGAAGGCTGTAGCAGGGGCGCCAATTTCCTTCGCTATGAGAGGTCGCATCTGAGGAGGGATGTCAGATGCATTGAGGATGCTAGCACCTTGGCTTCCGGAGTATGGGGTGCTAGTGAAGGCATCGTAGATAGCAAAAGGAAGGTCAATCGCCCCTTTATCCTTCACGGATGTGCTCATCTTAAGCCTTCCTATGCATGTAAAGACGCTTCGTATTCGATTGGATTAGTAGCATGCTGTAGCTCACAACGAGATTCCCTCAGCGATGACCGCGATAGAGTTGTTGTACACAATACCGCTGGTGAGCGGGCGTTCAAGCGAGTAGTTCTTGCCGATGGTACAAATTTCGTTCGTAGGACGAGGTCTGCTCTGATTTGAAGTCCCTAACTGCAAAAAATTAGTTTTTTGCACGCATCTTTTTGGCGCCTGATGTGTTTCACAATCCCCTTGTGCATGTTTCGCAAATGACGATAGCGGAAGCTATGTTTTTTTCGTTTTATCGGTTTTTGTGGGCCATGACTGCTATCTTTTGATGTTAAACAGCTTGCTGCCCCCCCAGTGTCAGTTAGTTGTCGACTGATTGGATTCATCAAAAACGGCACCGGGGGGGCAAGAGCGATGCAAATCCGCGTTATCCACCTGAACGTAAAGCTGCCCTATTGAAGTAGCTGTCGCCACTGCTGTACCTGTGCATGGTCGAGTTGGCTCGCCAGGAACGCATCAGCGAAGTGACGTCTTGTGCTTGGTGTAACCAGGCCAAGGCAGAAGGAAGCGTTGTGCCAATAAATAGGAAGTTTGCCGATGGCAGGCCTGCCGGGACTGAATTCGCTGTGGTGCTGGAAAATACCCCATAGTCAGATCGTGTCGCGGCTGGCGGATCAGGGGCGTAACCTGGCAAACGTATACAGTGTCCTGCGCGTCTCCGATCGGCAGCACCGTCCTGGTTGGAACCAGCCGCCGCGCACGGCGATAGGGTCGACCAGCCATGCGGCCATCGCCGGCAACTAGATGTGGTCGCGGGATATCACTTACCTAGCTTGAAAAGCGCGGCGGTACAGGGTCAATAGCCGTCCAATGCTTTCCGCAGCCGCCCATTGCGAATCTTTACTTTTTCGCAAAGATCGTTTGTGAAATAGCCAGTGTTTCGCACTCATCCTGTGCGGATTGCACACACCTCTACCGCCCGCGATGGTTGGCCTGTATCGCTGTTTTGGGCAGGCGCTGCCTGCTGGCTGCATTGTTTGATGTGGTAATCCCCCCTGAAAAAGCACATCGGGAGAGCTAAAAGTGAGAGAGCGAGTTGAGCCATCCCTGGACTCGTGCGCCACCTTCGAATGGCCACTTCTGGCCGCTTTCTGCCGGTTACCAGCGGCTGCTTAGGGTTGACCCCGGCCGGTCACGACTGGCTAGAAGCGACCCTCGGCTATCGCCATGCAGCCTCAATCTTGTGGTCACCGATTGATTTTCGCGCGCGGTATCCCTCGCTTTAAACACGGTAGAACCCGAACTTGGCATCTGGGCAAGCTGGACTAATCTCAGTGAACCTTGAAAAGGAGTTCGAGCGATGTCCCATCATGCGCAAGGCTGCGCGCTTCCGCTTCTCACTACCCCCTGGCGGTCCTTCACCGCCATCGCTGTCCATACCGCAGTAAATAACCCCTAGCACCATATCGGTTCACCTCATGCGTGAAGCCGACCCAGTGCGCTCGTCCTCATTTCGCAAGCAGGCAAGGAGCCTCTATGTGCACCATCGGTACCGTCTTTGACGGCAACACCATCCATACCTTCAAACAGTGCGACCTGATCCCCATCACTACCTTCAACGCACCGGAAGTGCGTGCCGGCAGCAATGGCGTGAACAGCTACATCGCCATGACGCGCCAAGGGAGCTCAGGCATCTGGGCGGGAGTCAACAACCACGGCGTAGCCTTTGTCGCTGCAGATACCTACACCACCACCGCGGCCAACTATTACGCCAGCAGTGCGCAAACCGAAGCATTGTTTGCTGCCTACGAGGCCAGTATCAGCAGCCATACCAGCGCAATCGAGGCGGCGCAAAGCCTGATCGACTTCTACCGCAGCATGGGCGGCAACACGCCGTTTCCGGCACCAGATATCGCCATGATCAGCGGCTGGGAAGACCCGCAAAAGACCCGGCCGATCAGCATCCTTATCGAGTACATGCCCAATCCCTTCAACCAGGACTGCGTGCGCCTGATCAAGCGCCGCGACGGCTTTTTCGTTTCGACCAACAACTTCCGGCTACAACCCGATGCCGTGCAGTACGCCGCCAATCACAGCACCTACCTGCGCTTGCAACGCGCCGAAACCATTCTGCAGGTCGATCCCAGCCAGCAGGGCATCAAGACCCTGCTCAGCGACCAGTATTACGGACAAACCGAACTCTCGATCTGCCGTGAAACCGAGTACCTCGGCATCGAGTTCCACACCCAGGCCACCGCGCTATTCAGCGTCAACGCCAACAACTCGATGTGCGAGTACCAGATCAACGGAAACCCGAGAAACAACCCCCTCAGCGTATATCCGGAGTCCCTGTCATGAGCACCATCGACATCACCCTCAAGGCCGCCGACCAAGGGCCAATCGCCCCTCCCGCGCAAGGCTTCTTCTATGTCGATCAGGGCAACTATCAAACCTTCGTCCTGGCCGACACACCGCTGACCGCTTACTCCGACAGCGCCACTTCCTGCATCATCACCGCCGTGGTCAGCAGCTTCGACAATCGCAACACCCTGACTCTCGCCCATCTCGACAGCCCCGACTGCATCGACGCCTTCTTTGACCTGATCGCCTCCCAGGCCGCCAACGGCTATCAAGTGTTCGCCCAGGGCGCCAACCCGCCGGACAACAGTACCGCCCAGGACAATGCCAACCAATTGCGAACCCGCATTGACCAGCTCGGCAGCAAGGTCGCTCGCTGCGAACTGGCGCTCCTGCAGGGCGACCCACGACAGGACAACCGCGGCGATTTCGGCGTCAGCTACTCCGGCGATGGCCGCGCGGTGGCCAGCAACCAGCCCTATGACCTGCAGCTGTACCAACGTGACCCGACCTGCGGCGGGCAAACGGTGTACTGCATCATGCGCCGCCAGGAGCAGCCGCCCGTGCAGATACGCGACGCCGGCCAGCCCTTCACCCATGCCGAACTGGTCGAACTGGCCGAAATCGCCCTGCAATTTCGCAAGGACCCGCAAGACCCCGCCACGGCCTTCAGCAACATCGTCAACCTGCAAAGCGACGAGATTCGGCAGAACTGGTCGACTACACCGGCCTATGAAGCGCCCTGGTTCTCCGACCAACTCAAACTCGGCGCCGCATTCGCCATTGCCATGGCGCCCGTGGTCAGCCTCAGCGCTCAACACCTGAGCCGCACCACGCCGCCAAGCTTCGGCCGATTGCGAAAGGCCCTGCTGGTCCCGCGCTAACCGAACACCCGCCTATGCAAGGAGGCATACCATGAATATCGCCATCATCAACACCGGCGGCACCATCAGCTGTGTCGGCGACCCGCTAGCGCCGATGACCGCCAGCGCCTTCGCCGAGGCCAGCGAGCAGTTGCTCAACCCGATCCTGCAGCAGCAATTCCCCGACCTCAGCATCGGCTACCTTACCGAGATCAGCTTCCCCGAGTCGGCTACGAAAACCCTGGACAGCACCAATCTGCAACCCACCGACTGGTGCATCATGGCCCAGGGCATCCTGGAGAATTACGCCGCCTACGACGGCTTCGTCATTCTCCACGGAACCGATAGCATGGACTTCTCCGGCGCGGCGTTGGCGTTCCTGCTCAACAGCTTCGACGCTAACGGCTACGGCACCGCCGTGCTGAGCAAGCCTGTAATCATCACCGGCTCACAGGTGCCGCTGTATTACCAGGCCGGCAGCGATCAGGCGTTAAGCCTGAACTTCAACACCGACGCCTATCAAAACCTCTGTGGCGCGGTCGCAGCCGCGCAGTGCGGCATCGCCGAGGTGTGTGTGTATTTCCACAACCATCTCTATCGCGGCAACCGTGCGGTCAAGACCAATGCCAGCCAGTTCGACGCCTTCTCGTCCCCCAATTATCCGGCCCTAGCCAAATACGGCATCGAACTGACGCTGAACAGCGAAGCCTGTCTACCAGGTCCCGTGCACAGCAACCTCAGCCTGGATACCCCCACTGTGCTGGCCAAGCAACAAAGCCAGGTCAGCAGTATCCAAGCCTGCATCAATACTTTTCCGA
The genomic region above belongs to Pseudomonas benzenivorans and contains:
- a CDS encoding dipeptidase encodes the protein MIQSASLVWDAHAGIFPSPTLDLKVLEDWSANHVDYVSINVGFDVMTRDETLATLAAYRHGILAQQDRYVLAGTMAEVRAAKESGRLAVSFDLEGINALGGDVNMVGVYHALGVRQMLFAYNLSNAAAGGCHDEDTGLTAYGSSILAEMNRLGIIVDASHAGFRTSMDLMEQSQTPVVFSHSNPGAVLNHQRNINDVQIKACAQQGGVIGLNGLGIFLGNNDISPETMLRHLFYLFDLVGPAHVGLGFDSTPGTEIDLSVILRARPDFWPQGQQYDTPHIGHGGPSCIPDLIKGMQARGLTDGEIAGVLGENFARVASAVWK
- a CDS encoding PhzF family phenazine biosynthesis protein, with translation MSTSVKDKGAIDLPFAIYDAFTSTPYSGSQGASILNASDIPPQMRPLIAKEIGAPATAFVDMCTENQIKVQFFSTVAELPMCGHGTVCLITRLVDAGLLACPETGIAEAILNLPKGSATVEFGRNAESRVEVMLDVSPATFTGSNLDMERLAFLLGVTVEDFSTDFPAEVASADFIHLCLPMRGLAAMARLKPNMDALAQFCRENGLETIATFSTEVQQPGRTVHVRDFCPAVGVAESAAAGTTNAALATYLLRKGIVLPGANGDVLVQAEQGMELGRPSHVTTRITLRDSEIERLQVGGVASRVIDGKLQVLLGGES